A genomic region of Streptosporangium lutulentum contains the following coding sequences:
- a CDS encoding electron transfer flavoprotein subunit beta/FixA family protein: MNIVVCVKQVPDTATERKLRSEDNTLDRDAADGVINELCEYAVEEALRLKEAHGGEVTVLTMGPDKAGDTIRKALAMGADKAVHLVDDALHGSDVLGTSYALAQTLKKIGFDLVVLGSESTDARTGVLAAMLAERLSVPQLTFAKKVEVDGKSISIQRVTDYGYDRVEASLPAVVSVVEKINEPRYPSFKGIMAAKKKPVEKLGVADAEIDTSQVGLASSWSEVVDFAAAPPRAAGTVVKDEGDGGVKTADFLASKKFV, translated from the coding sequence ATGAACATCGTCGTCTGCGTGAAGCAGGTCCCCGACACGGCGACCGAGCGCAAGCTGAGGTCCGAAGACAATACGCTCGACCGCGATGCCGCCGACGGCGTCATCAACGAGCTGTGTGAATACGCGGTTGAGGAGGCGCTGCGCCTGAAGGAGGCTCACGGCGGTGAGGTGACCGTCCTCACCATGGGCCCCGACAAGGCCGGCGACACCATTCGCAAGGCCCTGGCCATGGGTGCGGACAAGGCCGTTCACCTGGTGGACGACGCGCTGCACGGCTCGGATGTGCTGGGCACCTCCTACGCCCTGGCGCAGACGCTCAAGAAGATCGGCTTTGACCTGGTCGTGCTGGGCTCGGAGTCGACCGACGCCCGCACCGGCGTGCTCGCCGCCATGCTGGCCGAGCGTCTGAGCGTGCCGCAGCTCACCTTCGCCAAAAAGGTGGAGGTCGACGGGAAGTCCATCTCGATCCAGCGCGTCACCGACTACGGCTACGACAGGGTCGAGGCCTCGCTGCCCGCCGTCGTCTCCGTGGTCGAGAAGATCAACGAGCCGCGTTACCCGTCCTTCAAGGGCATCATGGCCGCCAAGAAGAAGCCGGTCGAGAAGCTCGGCGTCGCCGACGCCGAGATCGACACCTCCCAGGTGGGTCTCGCCAGCTCCTGGAGCGAGGTCGTCGACTTCGCCGCCGCCCCGCCTCGCGCGGCCGGCACCGTGGTCAAGGACGAGGGTGACGGCGGCGTGAAGACCGCCGACTTCCTCGCGTCGAAGAAGTTCGTCTGA